The Sediminispirochaeta smaragdinae DSM 11293 genome has a segment encoding these proteins:
- a CDS encoding energy-coupling factor transporter transmembrane component T family protein has product MIKFGYIKNDSIFGKIDSINKMFWLIGIAVLSYFITEPVLQLILFFCIVLNGLILAKLPPKNFFSAFTIFLIFGFIMFLMQIVFYSGEESLIYFQVGYLKIGHEGFRNGINLCLRVFVVGSSALTYIITTEPRRMIYDMVARAGIPYRFAFAFYAAFRYIPIMEVEAINIRNAHIVRGTLEIEKGLKGRLRILKCLAVPLIVSGLRKAKMSAIAMESRAFGAYPKRTLTYTYTVPFIGYCINISIWIIALSYLIYLIVNGLWQFS; this is encoded by the coding sequence ATGATAAAATTCGGGTACATAAAGAACGATTCGATATTCGGAAAAATCGACTCTATAAATAAAATGTTCTGGCTCATTGGAATAGCAGTTTTGTCATATTTTATAACAGAACCGGTTCTGCAGTTGATTCTCTTTTTCTGCATAGTCCTAAACGGTCTTATCCTCGCGAAACTTCCTCCCAAAAACTTTTTCTCTGCTTTCACGATATTCCTGATTTTCGGATTTATTATGTTCCTCATGCAGATTGTTTTTTACTCAGGAGAAGAGAGCCTTATCTATTTTCAAGTCGGATACCTCAAGATAGGACATGAAGGATTTAGAAACGGTATTAATCTTTGTCTACGAGTCTTTGTCGTAGGAAGTAGTGCATTAACCTATATTATTACGACAGAGCCTCGTCGCATGATTTACGATATGGTAGCACGCGCAGGGATTCCTTATCGATTTGCATTTGCGTTTTATGCTGCATTTCGGTACATTCCGATAATGGAAGTCGAAGCGATAAACATACGAAATGCACATATTGTCAGAGGAACCCTTGAAATAGAGAAGGGACTTAAAGGGAGGCTACGAATACTGAAATGCCTTGCCGTGCCACTTATAGTCAGCGGGCTTCGAAAAGCCAAAATGTCTGCAATCGCAATGGAATCAAGGGCCTTTGGTGCTTATCCAAAACGGACATTAACATATACGTATACTGTCCCTTTTATTGGTTACTGTATTAATATTTCCATATGGATTATAGCATTAAGCTACCTTATCTATTTGATAGTAAATGGGCTCTGGCAATTCTCATAA